The DNA region TCTTATCCTTTCAGGCTTCAATATCGGGGAGAACATAAGTACTGATACTATCACAACATCCGGCACCATTGGTGCTGCACTCGAAGGGGCAAGTTATGGTGTTCCTGCCATTGCCGCTTCCATCCAGGTAAAGGAAGAATGCCTTAAGTTCGATGATCTCAGGGATTTCCAGCATGACTTCGATGTGGGAGTGAAGTTTGTAAACAGGGTGGCAAAAAAAGTGTTGAAGGATGGTCTTCCTGAGAATGTGGACCTTTTGAACATCAACATCCCACATTTTGCAGAAGATGATTGTGAAGTGGAAATTACAAGGCTTGCACGTAAGTTCTTCGACACTGATGTGGAAGAGCGGCATGATCCCCGGGGGACGTCATATTACTGGATCACAGGTGACCTGATCCATGAAGCAGAAGAGGGAACTGACGTCAACGCCATTGAGAACGGTCATATATCCGTGACACCGATCTCGCTGGATGCTACATCTCCGATCAATTTCTCGGATATAGAACATCTGGTCTGATGTTTTGATACCTATGGCCAGATGAAAATAATTATATTTATTTTTTAATTTTTATGGTGAGGTTTTTCCAGTTCTCATCGACACCGTGAAGGGTCTCCACAGAAGAACTTGCCATTGCTCCAAGTATCTTCTGTACGAAATGGTTGATCTCGATATCATTACCGTCTACTGTAAGTTCTACTTCCATTTTATTGATCTCCAATGATTGTTTTTTTCTCAATGATCCTTCTTTCTTTAGAGTCCCTGTAAAAAGGAATTCTACGTTCGATGGATGCTCTCAGGAGCTCTGGAAGGTCTTCGGGATCAGCATTTGAGAAGTCTATAAGATTATCATTGACAAGAAGGCAGGGTTTTAGCTTACCATCCGCAGTTATCCTGAGCCTGTTGCAATTAGCACAGAATTCTGCATTGTCAATAGGTCGTACGAACTCAACTTCTGCCCCGTCGATAATATAGCTTTTACGGTGATGCATTTTGCGCATCCTTGTGGTATCTGCACGCCTTTCAAGATCTTTCTCGATCTCTTCAGCATCGAGGTTGTATTGTGCACCTTCCCTGAAGTCCATGACCTGTATAATTTGCAACACGAGGTCTCCCTTGTGAGTTCGAACGAAATCCAGCATCTCATCTATCTCATTCTCATTTATGCCCTTGAGGAGGACCATGTTGATCTTCACGGGGGTAAGGCCAGCATCTATGGCTGCATTTATCCCTTCGAGGACATCATTCAGGTTTTCCGGTTTTCCATGTGTGATGTAGGCATATTTTTCCGGATCAAGGGTGTCAAGACTTACATTGACGCGGTCCAGGCCTGCTTCTTTAAGAGCGTATGCCCGGTCTTTCAGGAGAACGCCGTTGGTTGTTACTGAAACGTCCTTTAGTTCCGGCAATGCTCTGAGTATCTCCTCGAAATCTTTCCTGACAAGAGGTTCACCACCTGAGAACTTGACCTTATTGACGCCGAACTTTGCTGCAGTTGTCACTATGTCTGAGATCATTCCAACCGTCATCTCATTTCTGCTGCCTTCATCTCCTTCACTGTGGCAATAGATGCAGTCAAGGTTACAGCGGTTGGTAAGTGATATCCGAAGACTTTTGACCGTTCGTCCGAACTTGTCTGTAAGAAGATCATTTGAAGTTTTCATGTTCGTATACACTAGAATGGATTATGTTATGAACAGGAATAGTAATGGATATATATAAAACCAACTCAATTAGTGACATGAAACGATCGGTCCTAATTGCAGGAACACATAGCGGTGTAGGCAAAACCACCGTGGCAATGGGTGTTATGGCCGCCCTTACGAAAAGGAATATGAAAGTACAGCCCTACAAGGTTGGTCCTGATTACATAGATCCTACTCATCACACTGCTATATGCGGCAGATCTTCAAGAAATCTTGATACATTCATGATGGGTGTTGATGGTGTTCGCAGAACTGTTGATAACAGCTACAAGGATGCTGATATCTCTGTCATCGAAGGCGTAATGGGTCTTTACGATGGTATGAATTCAACGGAGATCGCCAGCTCAGCCCATGTTGCCAAGTCTCTTGGTATCCCTGTTATTCTGGTAGTGAATGTGCACGGCATGTCAAGAAGTGCAGCTGCCATAGTCAAAGGATTCACCGAGTTCGACAAAGATGTGAACATTGCCGGTGTTATCCTTAACAGGGTGGGTAGCCCCCGACATGCCCAGATGATCAAAGATGTTCTTCCCGACATTCCTGTTGTGGGAACTGTTCCAAGGAACAACGATATAAAGGTACCTTCAAGGCATCTTGGCCTGCACATGGCTTCTGAACAGGACTATGATGTTGGTAAGCTTGCAGAGTTCATTGAGGAGAATGTTGATATCGATGAGATCCTCTCCCTTGCTTCCGAGCCAAAGAAGCCTGAGGTAGAAGATGACCGATGTGTTGGTAATATGTCTGAGGTCACAATTGGTGTTGCCCGTGATGATGCATTCTGTTTCTATTATGAAGAAATGTTCGACATGTTCCGTAAATGTGGTGCAAAGATAGAGTTCTTCAGTCCGCTTGATGGCGACATTCCTGAAGTGGATGGTATGTACTTTGGTGGTGGATATCCTGAGCTTAACATTGCTGAGCTTGAAAAATCAAGGACGACCAAAAAGCTCAAAGACTTCTCAGCAGACGGCATGCCTATCTACGGTGAATGCGGAGGACTACAATACCTTTGCAGTTCCTATGAGATCGAGGACGTTGTTTACAAGATGGCAGACCTTTTCCCTGCAGAGACTATCCTTACAAAGAGACTTCAGGCACTGGGATACACTGAAGGTGTTGCAAAGGGTAAGTTCATAAACGGACCTGTCAGGGGACATGAGTTCCACTACTCTCTCACAGAATGTGACAGTGATTCAAGGCTTATCTATGAAATGTCACGTGGAAAAGGTATCATGAATGGCAAGGATGGTATCACAGAGCACAATTCTCTGGCAAGTTATATGCACGCACATCCGGGTTCTTTCCCTGTGGACAGTTTTGTGGAACAGTGCCGCAAATATGGTCGAAAATAAAGTAATGGGAAAACAGAAGTTATTGCTGGTGTAGGTAGAATCTGATACTCAATATGATCTGATATTCACTGGGAACTGAAGGCCAATAGAGTCTGATGCCAGTAGTAACTGAAAACTAATAGTGACTGGTCGAAGTTTAAAAGGAGGGCCTTCAAGCCTTCTTTTCTCTTTCTTTTTCCATTTTGTTCTTGAGCCACATCCTTCTGCTGTAATAGTTTAAAGGATGCTTTGTGTTCTTGCAGATCTCATCCGGATTATAGCAGTTACCGTACGTGCGCATTGTATTGCAGGATGGTGGTTTGTAAGATGTTCCTGATGAGCCGGCAATATGCTGGATCTGGTATCTTGTTTTCTCCTCGTCAAAGTCAGGAGATACATTGAACATGGCTACGACCTCGTCCACGGTCATTCCGATGTTCAACAGGAACGATGTCATTGCAAATCTCATTGAATGGGCAAGATTCACTCCTGCCCTGACATTTGCAATAGCCTGCACGATACATGGGGGGAACAGTTCACTTTCCACTTTCTGGAACTCCCCAACTCCAAAGTCGGATTTTTTCTCCTCAAGGGTTTCGTTGATATCTGCAAGGTATGGGGTGCATGCCTTGCTGATCTCCTCAGGAATTGAAAGTGGAAGGGCATTCTGTATGCGTGAACGTATGGCTTCCTGCAGCAGGCGGGCAAATTCTTCCTTGCTGATCCTGACATGGCCTGCTTTCATTTTCCTGTTGACCAGTTTCCAGTTCAGGTCCTTTAAGGTAGTTGCAAGTTTGATGTAATCTGTAAAATGAAGGTCAAAAAGGATATCATGGGACTCCACATTCTCGTAGGTCTCTGCATTGATATGGAAATCAATGCCAAGTTCCTGTAGGAACTCCGGTTGCTGCGTCTTAAGAAGCCTGTATGCAGCTTTTGCTTCGGCAAGTGCATATTTTCTTATCAGGAACTGGTCATCGATACAGGATACCAGTATCCTTGCAAAAGGGTATGACAAAAGTTCGGTGAGGATCTTTCCCTCTTCCGAAGCTGAAGGTGACGGTTTTTCGATCTCACCTGTAAGCGATTGTATAACACGTTCCTTTCCCCTCATGCGGGCAGAGTCAAGTGCGCGGGAGGATAAGAGTTTCTCTGGTGAAAAACCGAGGCCACCGACATACTCGGATGCCTCGGATACAAAAGGATATAAGGCGAGATCTCTGCTGTCCATTTTAGTCAGATTCGATCCTTGGTGCCAGGAGATATCCGATAGTGCCGGCTCCATTAGCAATGGAGAAATTGATCTTTATCGGGAAGTCCTTTCCAAGGTGTAGTGTAACTTCATTGGATTTTGAAGCGGGTTTGATTATGTCTGACAGGTAGTCCAATGAGAACAGTGAACGTGTGTCATTTGCTTTGATGTCAATCAGCTGGTCGCGTGACATTGTGAGTTTCACACGGTCAGTATCGCCTTCAGCTTCCATGAAGAAATTTTCTCCTTCAACGCCAAGTAACATGTGGTCACTTATCTTCTCTGCAGCTTTGACAGCCTTCTGGAGGTCCTTGCCGTTGAGGACGATCTCTGCTGGAAGCTCGAGCTGTGGGATCCTTGGCTCTGCACGAATGGTTGACGGGTCAAGTAATGAGAGGGTGTATGAGAAACCTCCGATCTGGATCTTCAGTTTCTTTGTATCTTCATCAAGTTCCATCTGAACCTTGTCATCCCTGTCTGCAACTGCAAGTATATCACTTACTCTTGACAGGTCCAATCCCAATTCGCAGTCATCTGCACTGAAATCATCAAATGCATCAGTTGCCAGGTCAAAACTGACCATTGCAACGTTTGCAGGATCTACTGCCCGAACCGCGATTCCTTCCGGTGATATCCTGAATCTTGCTTCATCTACGAGTACAGATAATGTTTCGACTGAATCTTTTAGAAGATATGCATCAATTGTCGCCTTGAACATGTTGTTTCTCCGCCAAATAGTTTCGATTTCAACTTCTTTATATCATTTACAGTATATATGCTTTCACTGTTCTTCGCACATATGTCTTCAGTCGTATTCACGCCATGTGAAGCTGCATTTGGTACACTTGAAGAACCTGGTCTCAGATTCATCCGCAGATCTTAGCTGTCTTAGCCACCAGTATGCGACGTTGTTTTCACATTCTGGGCATCTTGCTGTAGTTGTGGGGAGTCCTTCATCAATATCGCCTTCAAGTACTGTGACCTCTCTTTCTTCACGGTTTGATCTTGATACCAGTTCAGGGTTTGTTTCTTTATCTTTTTCGTACCCACATTTTTTACATTTTAATGACCCTTCGATAGGGAACATCATGCTCTTACATTTTGGACAGAATTCCATTAATATCATCTCCTGCGTCGTCAATCATTTTTCGGTGGTCAAAAGCTATATCCGGTAGCTCCTTTATGTCGAATGAGGCTACTTCAGCTGCGTCAGTGGCGGCTTTTGGTTCGCCGTGGCCTATCGCAAGGTAACATACTGATACAGTATGTCCTCTTGGATCTCGCGAAGGCTCTGAATACACTCCTATCAATTTGACAAGATCGATAGATAGTCCGGTCTCTTCATATGCTTCCCTAATTGCCGCAGATTCGGTCGTCTCGCCTATCTCCACGAAACCACCCGGTAGTGCAAATCCGTTTTTGAAAGGGGGATTCTTTCTTTTTATCAGTATAATCTTACCATTTAAGATGATTACGGCATCAACTGTGAGCAGAGGGGTGGTGGGAACTGTCATTTGAACAAAACCTTAATACATTTAGCAAGATACTATATATGATACCTGTGATAAAGGTGTTTGATAATGATAGAAAACGTACTATGGATTGCAGTTGCCCTGATGATATTATCCTCGATCATACCTGCAACAAGGGGAATAAAGTTCCTCACAGGTGGTGTAGGGTGGATATTCTTTTCTCTCCATTGGGCATACCAGCCGTTACATTATATTGAGATTAGTGACTATTTCAATGTAGTTCTTACCCTGGCAATTGCTGCCTTCTGCCTTTTCATGGCACATAGTATGATACGTGAGTACAAGGGACCTTCAGAATCAGGACTTTCTCAGGATACCAATATCATTCTGATGGTTACGAGCGCAACGGCAATAGGCTCATTGTTCTACTTCCCTTTCGCGAACATTCTTTCCCTGAATCAGTGGATCATATCCAATGTGACCAATGCTACAGCTGGTTTGCTTGGACTTCTGGGTTACAATGTGGAGTCTACATGGCACATGATTACCTATAATGGTTACACCGTACAGATCATACTTGCCTGTACTGCCATCGAAAGTATTGCCCTGTTCACAGGACTGATTATCTCCATCAATGCGCCTTTCAAAAGGCTCATGTCAGCTTTCATGGTATCTGTGCCCGTAATATATATGTTGAACATCGTCAGGGATGCCTTTGTGATAGTGGCTTATGGGGACCAGTGGTTCGGAGCTGAAAGTTTTGAGATCGCCCATCATGTGGTCGCAAAGATCGGTTCAGCCATTGCACTCTTTGTGATCGCTTATGTTGTGATGCGAATATTGCCTGAACTTCTTGACATGATCGATGGGTTGTGGCAAATGACAACCCGGCAGATCAGGGACATATTGCGGAAAAGCTAAGGACTTCAGAAATGTTAGCTAAAGATTCGACTTCATGGGTCGCTGTTGTGGGCCTGTTAGCTCTGGCGAGCACAATAGCATCCAATTTTACAGGTCTTGAATTACTTCGTTACCTGTCATATCTTGGTCTTGCTCTCTTTCTCTTTATAGTATGGTTCTTCAGGGACCCTGAAAGGACAACAAAGATATGTGACCATTGTCTGTTCTCTGCTGCTGATGGTAAAGTAATAGATATCAGCAATGGCAAGGTCTGCGTATTCATGAACGTTCATAATGTTCATGTAAACCGTGCCCCTATCTCCGGAACCATCCGGGGCATAACTCATATAAAAGGCGGGCATATACCAGCGTTCAATAAGGATTCTGAAAGGAACGAGCGTACGATCACAGTTATTGAAAGCAGCCACGGGGATGTGGAAGTTACTCAGATAGCTGGAGTTCTGGTTCGTAGGATAGTGTCATATTTGAAGGTGGGGGACAAGGTGGCCAGTGGACAAAAGATCGGAATGATACGCTTTGGTTCCCGGGTCGATGTGACCATTCCATCTGATTTTGAGATATCGTGCAAGGTCGGTGACCGTGTGCATGCAGGGGAAACCATGATCGCAAAAGAAAAAGGATTCAAGAGGGAAAAACAATGATGTTCAAAACCCTCCGGGTCCCGGATCTTATGACACTTGGGAATGCCCTTTTTGGTATGATGGCGATCTTCAGTGCATGCTCCGGGCATGCTGACCTTGCTTTCATACTCATCCTTTTCGCAGCTATTGCTGATGGCATGGATGGTTTTCTGGCACGTCGGATGCCTAACAGTGCTATCGGTGAGTATCTGGATTCCCTTGCAGATGCTATCTCCTTTGGTGTTGCACCTGCAGCTGCCTTATATTTTATCTATGGTTATTCTCATCCTTACCTAATGGCCATTGGGGCATGCTTCTATCTGTTCTGTGGAATTATACGACTTGCAAGGTTCAACACAAAACAGAAAACCATCCCTGATTTTGAAGGCCTGCCTATAACCGCAGCTGCTGTAGTGATCGCTTCCTATCTGCTCATGGCAGACAGGTACGTCCATTTCTACGGAGTTATCGCAATTATGCTGTTGCTCTCTTTGCTTATGGTAAGTGAGTATCCTTATCCTAAGTTGAGGGGGCCAAAAGCAATGGCTTTTGTAGCTATCGTATTCATTTTACCCATAGCATCTTACATTGTATTGCCTGCATATCTTCCAATATTCTCAACAGCAATGTTCCTGCTTCTATTACTTTATCTTGAGTCTCCTATTATGAGGGTTCCAAGAAAGTATTATGAGGACTAATGGGGCTTGAGTAGGAATCTAAAATAGGGGTAGGGGCTTTAAGCCCCCCTTTTAATGTCTTATTCTTCAGCCTGACTGGCCACTTCAACAGTTATGCCACGTTCGTTCGCATCCACAACGATCGTGCAGCCTTCGGGAGCTTTACCTTCAACGATCAGTTTTGCAACTGCTGTCTCGACCTCGTTCTGAATGACACGTTTAAGTGGTCGTGCTCCGAAAGACTCGCTGTATCCTGCATCTCCAAGATAATGCTTTGCAGCATCGGTGAGCTCAAGGCTGATCCTCTTCTCCTTGAGCCTGTGGACAAGGTCTGCAACCTTGATGTCCACTATCTGCACAATCTGGTCCTTTGTCAGCGGCCTGAAGATTGCAAGTTCATCGATACGGTTGATGAACTCCGGTCTGAAGTGTTTGGTCAGCTCGTTCTGTGCCATCTCCTGCATGCTGGCGTAGTCTTCCCCCTTCTCGAGCTTTGAGATGGCGTAGTCCACGCAGATGTTCGATGTCATGATGATCAACGTGTTCTTGAAGTTTACAGTCCTTCCGTGTGAATCTGTCAGGCGTCCGTCATCAAGTATCTGGAGCATAACATTGAACACATCATGGTGGGCCTTTTCGATCTCATCGAACAGGACCACGGAATATGGTCTCCTGCGTACTGCTTCGGTAAGCTGCCCTCCTTCCTCATGGCCTATGTAGCCCGGCGGCGCACCGATCAGCCTTGATACGGTGTGCTTTTCCATGTATTCGGACATGTCGATGCGGATCATGTTGTTCTCATCATCGAAGAGCTCAGTTGCCAGTGCTTTGGCGAGTTCTGTCTTACCCACACCGGTAGGTCCGAGGAAAATGAAACTTCCTATTGGTCTCTTGGGGTCCTTGATGCCGGCATAGGCACGGATGACAGCGTCGGAGACAGCTTTTACTGTTTCATCCTGTCCGACCAATCTCTCATGGAGCTTGTCTTCCAGGTGGATAAGCTTCTCACGTTCTCCTTCCATGAGCTTCGTGATCGGGATGTTTGTCCACTGGCTGACCACCTGTGCAATCTCCTCTTCGCCAACCTCTTCTTTGAGAAGCATCTCCTCCTGCTGCTCCTGAAGCTTTGCTTCCTCCTCATTATACTGGTGCTCAAGAGGTGCCAGTGTACCGTATTTCAGCTTTGATGCCTGTTCAAAGTCACCGCTGTTCTCTGCCAGCTCAAGCTGGATCTTGATCTCTTCTATTTGCTGTTTCAAAGAGCTCAGGTTTGCGATGATATCCTTTTCACCCTGCCATTTTGCACGCATTGCATCGGACTCGGCACGGATATCTGCCAGCTCTTTCTCAAGGTCTGCCAGCCTCTCCTTTGAAACCGCATCCTTCTCTTTCTTAAGTGCTTCCCGCTCGATCTCCAGTTGCAGGATCTTTCTGTCGGCTTCGTCAAGCTCCGGTGGCTTGCTGTCTATGGATGTCCTGACCTTTGCAGCTGCTTCATCCACAAGATCGATGGCCTTGTCCGGCAGGAACCTGTCCGAGATGTATCGGTCGCTGAGAACCGCTGCTGCCACGAGTGCTGTATCCTTTAGCCTCACTCCGTGGTGGACCTCATATCTCTCTTTCAGTCCTCTCAGGATGGAGATGGTGTTCTCTACATCCGGCTGGTCCACCAGTACAGGCAGGAATCGCCTCTCAAGAGCCGCATCCTTTTCAATGTACTTGCGATACTCATCAAGGGTCGTAGCACCAATACAGTGTAGTTCCCCTCTTGCAAGCATGGGTTTTAGCAGATTCCCTGCATCCATGGCGCCCTCTGTGGCACCCGCACCCACAATGGTGTGGAGTTCATCGATAAAGAGGATGATCTGTCCTTCGGATTCCGCAACTTCCTTTAGGACTGCCTTGAGACGTTCCTCGAACTCTCCCCGAAACTTTGCTCCTGCGATCAGTGAACCCATGTCAAGTGCGATTATCTTCTTATCTTTCATGGCATCGGGAACATCTCGTTTTGCGATACGCAATGCAAGTCCTTCTACAATTGCGGTCTTTCCGACTCCGGCTTCTCCGATAAGGACGGGGTTGTTCTTCCTGCGCCTGGAAAGGATCTCTATGGTGTGTCTGATCTCCTGGTCCCTTCCGATCACAGGGTCAAGCTTTCCCTGTGCAGCAAGTTCGGTAAAGTCAATTCCGTATTTCTTGAGCGGTTCCATGGTGTCTTCGGGATTTTCACTTGTAATGCGTCGATTCCCCCTTAGTTCTTTTATTGCCTGTAAAGTGGCTTCAAGTGTGATCCCCGCTTCTCCAAGTATGCGATAGCTGGGACTTCCTTTTTCTTTTAGTAATGCTATGAGCAGGTGTTCAACGCTGACATATTCATCGTTCATGGAGCGGGCTTCCTTGTCAGCAGTATCGAGTACCCTGTTATATGACTGGCTTACGTACGCCTGCTCACTTCCCGGGCCTGATACCTGTGGCAATCCGGACAAATGCTCCTCTAGCTTTTGGACGATCGTTTGTGTGTCCGTGCCCATATTGTTGAGAAGTGTAGGTACAAGGCCGCTATCCTGTTCCATTAATGCAAGGAACAGATGTTCACAATCTGTCTGCTGGTTATAGTACCTTGCAGAAATGGTGAATGATTTCTGGACAGCTTCCTGTGCTTTCTGTGTAAAACGGTTTAGATCCATTTGAACCTCCTTATGTTATGGTCATGTAATGGTTTGTTCTACTTCATGTGATCAATATATGGATTACATGCGCGTACTCAACAATGACCCAATTGCATCTTGAAGCATACTCCCCTTGCTTACTTGATGGCATAATTGTATTTCCAGGTCACAATCGGGTATTTTTGTGAACTGCATGATTCAACACTTCAAATTGTCTGTTCTACTATTTAAGCGTTTTGCATAATATGGGGATTAATCTCGATATTATATCATTCATATTAATTTTATGGAAATCATATCCACAAAAACAATAAGGTATATATGCTTTGAACATCAAAGTATAATTGATGGCTCATCAGATCATTCTTATCAATATTGAAAAACCTGTGGAAAAAGATCTCGAGAAAGATATTCACTGGTTTTGCGATAGCTTTGGGCTTTCCTCTGGCAGGGATGTCGAGAATATTTCCAAAAAGATAGTCATGGACCTGCTTTCAAATCTGTCTCATGATGAAGGAGTTACGTCTGAAATGCTTGCACGCTCTCTGGGTATTAATTTATCCCGGGTGAATCATCACCTTCGCAATCTTATAGGTTCTGGTCTTGTATATCGAAGAAAAAAGATGCTGTATCTTCGTGGTGGAAGCCTTAAAGCCGCGGTCTGCGAGATGAGAAAAGATTCTGAAAGGATATTCGATGAGCTGGAAAAGATCGCAGAAGATATCGATAATGAGGTCGGCTTGAGAAGTAGATGAGTTTTAGCTTCCTGTTTTTGATGTCTTGATTCGAATGGTTCGGCACTCTTATATATTGCATGCTTATATATTATACTTTGAATGATTGTGGGGTACAGTTATTCATATTGGGCTTCTGGGAGGTTTTCCTATCACCGCAAATGATGCATCTGGCGTAAAAGATGATCCTGACGCAGATCGGATGAGATCTTCTTCTAAAGAAAAGTTCAAGGGGGAAATTTCCGGTACTAAAGATGTGGAGAGGATGGTCAAAAGCAGAGAGTCCCTTTTAAGGAATGTTCTGGAAGCTACAGATGATGGTATATCCTTTTTTGATAACCACGGAACGATCAGGCTGACGAACAATAAATTCAGGGAGATCTGGAATATTCCTGATGAGTCTGACATTGGGAAGAACTACCTTGAGGCATTTGCCAAATATGGTGTACCTCAACTGAAAAATGCTAGTCTGGTCCTTTCAAAGATAAAGACGTTTTCAAATTCGATAGAAAGAGATTCAGATATCCTTTATTTCAAGGATGGGCGTATTTTTGAGTACCATCTTTTCCCTGTTATCACAGATGGTGTGGTCAAAGGACATGTTTGCAGTTATCGTGATATCACGATGAGGAAAAAGGTGGAGTCCGATCTTCAGGAATATGCCTGGGAACTGGAACGCTCAAATGAACTTAAGGATCTTTTCACTGATATCATACGCCATGACCTGCTGAATCCTGCAGGTCTTGTCAAAGGATTTGTTGAAATATTGCTTAAAAGGGAGTTTGATCCGGATACTACTGGAAAACTCCTTGCTATTGAAAGAAGTAATAAAAACCTTATCGACATGATCGAATCAGCTTCCAAGCTTTCAAGGCTGGAATCTATAAGTGAACTGGAATTCAAGGAATTGAATGTTGGTGCATTTTTGAGGATGGCAATAGAGGCTCTTCGTGTTCAATTCAAAAGTAAGAATATAGTTCTTGAAAACAATGCAAATGGTATCTATAAAGCAAAAATAAGTCCGGTACTGGAAGAAGTTTTTACGAATTTACTTTCGAATGCAGTAAAATATAGTCCTGAGAACAGCAAGGTGATTGTTGATATTCTTGACAATGGGGAAGAGTGGAAGGTAACAGTAACCGATTTCGGTGAAGGGGTTGCTGATGAGGATAAACCATACGTTTTCGAAAGGTTCAAGCGTGTTAACAAGGCTGCAGTGAAAGGAACGGGTTTGGGTCTTGCTATTGTCAAAAGGATAATTGATCTGCACGGTGGCGAAGTAGGTGTGGAAGATAATCCTGCAGGTAATGGAAGTGTTTTCTGGGTAACTGTAAAGAAAGCCTGATATTTCCTCCTGTTCTATTGATTTCAGGTGACCGTATTAATTTTATATTTTCAGGTCAATTTCGCTGCAGCAATGATCATGGTAGGTAACATATGGCCGAAAACACAATAACCGACAGGGATAACGTCTTTTTTGAAGC from Methanococcoides methylutens includes:
- a CDS encoding transcription factor S — protein: MEFCPKCKSMMFPIEGSLKCKKCGYEKDKETNPELVSRSNREEREVTVLEGDIDEGLPTTTARCPECENNVAYWWLRQLRSADESETRFFKCTKCSFTWREYD
- the moaA gene encoding GTP 3',8-cyclase MoaA, with product MKTSNDLLTDKFGRTVKSLRISLTNRCNLDCIYCHSEGDEGSRNEMTVGMISDIVTTAAKFGVNKVKFSGGEPLVRKDFEEILRALPELKDVSVTTNGVLLKDRAYALKEAGLDRVNVSLDTLDPEKYAYITHGKPENLNDVLEGINAAIDAGLTPVKINMVLLKGINENEIDEMLDFVRTHKGDLVLQIIQVMDFREGAQYNLDAEEIEKDLERRADTTRMRKMHHRKSYIIDGAEVEFVRPIDNAEFCANCNRLRITADGKLKPCLLVNDNLIDFSNADPEDLPELLRASIERRIPFYRDSKERRIIEKKTIIGDQ
- a CDS encoding NUDIX domain-containing protein — its product is MTVPTTPLLTVDAVIILNGKIILIKRKNPPFKNGFALPGGFVEIGETTESAAIREAYEETGLSIDLVKLIGVYSEPSRDPRGHTVSVCYLAIGHGEPKAATDAAEVASFDIKELPDIAFDHRKMIDDAGDDINGILSKM
- the pcn gene encoding proliferating cell nuclear antigen (pcna); amino-acid sequence: MFKATIDAYLLKDSVETLSVLVDEARFRISPEGIAVRAVDPANVAMVSFDLATDAFDDFSADDCELGLDLSRVSDILAVADRDDKVQMELDEDTKKLKIQIGGFSYTLSLLDPSTIRAEPRIPQLELPAEIVLNGKDLQKAVKAAEKISDHMLLGVEGENFFMEAEGDTDRVKLTMSRDQLIDIKANDTRSLFSLDYLSDIIKPASKSNEVTLHLGKDFPIKINFSIANGAGTIGYLLAPRIESD
- the surE gene encoding 5'/3'-nucleotidase SurE; amino-acid sequence: MSTRILLTNDDGVYAAGIRAAYRSVSDLGDVTVSAPAMQQSGVGRSISIFEPLRINRTIIDGIEVNAVGGTPTDSVILGIFTIMKELPDLILSGFNIGENISTDTITTSGTIGAALEGASYGVPAIAASIQVKEECLKFDDLRDFQHDFDVGVKFVNRVAKKVLKDGLPENVDLLNINIPHFAEDDCEVEITRLARKFFDTDVEERHDPRGTSYYWITGDLIHEAEEGTDVNAIENGHISVTPISLDATSPINFSDIEHLV
- a CDS encoding cobyrinate a,c-diamide synthase, with the translated sequence MKRSVLIAGTHSGVGKTTVAMGVMAALTKRNMKVQPYKVGPDYIDPTHHTAICGRSSRNLDTFMMGVDGVRRTVDNSYKDADISVIEGVMGLYDGMNSTEIASSAHVAKSLGIPVILVVNVHGMSRSAAAIVKGFTEFDKDVNIAGVILNRVGSPRHAQMIKDVLPDIPVVGTVPRNNDIKVPSRHLGLHMASEQDYDVGKLAEFIEENVDIDEILSLASEPKKPEVEDDRCVGNMSEVTIGVARDDAFCFYYEEMFDMFRKCGAKIEFFSPLDGDIPEVDGMYFGGGYPELNIAELEKSRTTKKLKDFSADGMPIYGECGGLQYLCSSYEIEDVVYKMADLFPAETILTKRLQALGYTEGVAKGKFINGPVRGHEFHYSLTECDSDSRLIYEMSRGKGIMNGKDGITEHNSLASYMHAHPGSFPVDSFVEQCRKYGRK
- a CDS encoding phosphatidylserine decarboxylase; amino-acid sequence: MLAKDSTSWVAVVGLLALASTIASNFTGLELLRYLSYLGLALFLFIVWFFRDPERTTKICDHCLFSAADGKVIDISNGKVCVFMNVHNVHVNRAPISGTIRGITHIKGGHIPAFNKDSERNERTITVIESSHGDVEVTQIAGVLVRRIVSYLKVGDKVASGQKIGMIRFGSRVDVTIPSDFEISCKVGDRVHAGETMIAKEKGFKREKQ
- the artA gene encoding archaeosortase A, translating into MIENVLWIAVALMILSSIIPATRGIKFLTGGVGWIFFSLHWAYQPLHYIEISDYFNVVLTLAIAAFCLFMAHSMIREYKGPSESGLSQDTNIILMVTSATAIGSLFYFPFANILSLNQWIISNVTNATAGLLGLLGYNVESTWHMITYNGYTVQIILACTAIESIALFTGLIISINAPFKRLMSAFMVSVPVIYMLNIVRDAFVIVAYGDQWFGAESFEIAHHVVAKIGSAIALFVIAYVVMRILPELLDMIDGLWQMTTRQIRDILRKS
- the priL gene encoding DNA primase regulatory subunit PriL; the protein is MDSRDLALYPFVSEASEYVGGLGFSPEKLLSSRALDSARMRGKERVIQSLTGEIEKPSPSASEEGKILTELLSYPFARILVSCIDDQFLIRKYALAEAKAAYRLLKTQQPEFLQELGIDFHINAETYENVESHDILFDLHFTDYIKLATTLKDLNWKLVNRKMKAGHVRISKEEFARLLQEAIRSRIQNALPLSIPEEISKACTPYLADINETLEEKKSDFGVGEFQKVESELFPPCIVQAIANVRAGVNLAHSMRFAMTSFLLNIGMTVDEVVAMFNVSPDFDEEKTRYQIQHIAGSSGTSYKPPSCNTMRTYGNCYNPDEICKNTKHPLNYYSRRMWLKNKMEKEREKKA
- a CDS encoding archaetidylserine synthase, which produces MMFKTLRVPDLMTLGNALFGMMAIFSACSGHADLAFILILFAAIADGMDGFLARRMPNSAIGEYLDSLADAISFGVAPAAALYFIYGYSHPYLMAIGACFYLFCGIIRLARFNTKQKTIPDFEGLPITAAAVVIASYLLMADRYVHFYGVIAIMLLLSLLMVSEYPYPKLRGPKAMAFVAIVFILPIASYIVLPAYLPIFSTAMFLLLLLYLESPIMRVPRKYYED